The genomic stretch CCGGAAAGCCACGCCCCATCCGGGTTTGCACGAAAAATGCCCATCTGCTGCGTTGCGCTCCTCGGCATCGTAGTCCTGGCTACGACCTTCGTCGCGCGCCTTGCATCTGAGCATTTTTCGTGTCAAACGCGGCTCCCGGAGAGTTTTTCAACACCCTGCTAGTGCTGGCCGGGGTGGCAGATGCGCTCGATCATGGCGTCGCCGAAACCGGAGCAGGACACCTGAGTGGCGCCCTGCATCAGGCGCGCAAAATCGTAAGTCACGATCCTGGCCTTGATGGTGTCCTCCATCGCCTGGATGATGAGGTCGGCGGCCTTGAACCACTGCATGTGCCGCAACATCATTTCCGCCGAAAGAATGAGCGAGCCCGGATTGACATAATCCTTGCCGGCGTACTTCGGCGCGGTGCCGTGGGTGGCCTCGAACATCGCCACCGAATCGCTCATATTGGCGCCCGGCGCAATGCCGATGCCGCCCACCTGTGCGGCCAGGGCGTCGGAAATGTAGTCGCCGTTGAGGTTGAGTGTCGCGATCACGTCGTATTCCTCGGGGCGCAGCAAAATCTGCTGCAGGAAGGCGTCGGCAATCACGTCCTTGATGACGATGCCGCCGTTCGCAATCTTGAGCCACGGCCCGCCATCTAATTCGGTGGCGCCGAACTCGCGCCGTGCCAGTTCATAGCCCCAGTTCTTGAACGCGCCCTCGGTGTACTTCATGATGTTGCCCTTATGCACCAGCGTCACCGAGCGGCGGTGGTTGTCGAGCGCGTATTGAATCGCCTTGCGCACCAGGCGTTCCGTTCCTTCGCGTGATACCGGTTTGATGCCGATGCCTGAAGTCCCGGGAAAGCGGATCTTGGTGACCCCCATATCTTTGATGAGGAAGTCGATTACTTTCCTGGCCTTGTCCGACTGCGATTCCCACTCGATGCCGGCGTAAATGTCCTCCGAATTTTCGCGGAAAATCACCATGTCGGTTTTTTCGGGGTGCGTGAGCGGGCTCGGCACGCCGCGGAAGTAGCGCACCGGGCGCAGGCACACATAGAGGTCAAGCTCCTGCCGCAACGCCACGTTGATCGAGCGGATGCCGCCGCCCACCGGCGTAGTCAGCGGTCCCTTGATGGAGACCACGTATTGGCGCGCCGCGTCTAGGGTTTCATCCGGCAGCCACATATCCTTGCCGTAGACCTTGGTGGATTTTTCGCCGGCGTAGATTTCCATCCACACGAT from Burkholderiales bacterium encodes the following:
- the icd gene encoding NADP-dependent isocitrate dehydrogenase: MYKHIKVPTTGEIIRVNLDHSLSVPDQPIIPFIEGDGIGVDITPVMRKVVDAAVDKAYNGQRKIVWMEIYAGEKSTKVYGKDMWLPDETLDAARQYVVSIKGPLTTPVGGGIRSINVALRQELDLYVCLRPVRYFRGVPSPLTHPEKTDMVIFRENSEDIYAGIEWESQSDKARKVIDFLIKDMGVTKIRFPGTSGIGIKPVSREGTERLVRKAIQYALDNHRRSVTLVHKGNIMKYTEGAFKNWGYELARREFGATELDGGPWLKIANGGIVIKDVIADAFLQQILLRPEEYDVIATLNLNGDYISDALAAQVGGIGIAPGANMSDSVAMFEATHGTAPKYAGKDYVNPGSLILSAEMMLRHMQWFKAADLIIQAMEDTIKARIVTYDFARLMQGATQVSCSGFGDAMIERICHPGQH